The region AAAGTCTTCAAATGAGTATTGTTGAGCCCTTACAGAATCTAGTTTAGATATAAAATCTTCATATTGCAATAATCTATCATTTTCTGTCTCAGGACCTGGCTCAATCTCAAAAGCTAGTATTTCATCAATAATAGCATCTTCTACTTTAAAAATAGATTTTAGTGACTGTTTGTCTTCATTTTTGATTAAGGCATTGAAGTAATCTATATTATTGACCAATTGGTATTTAGAATTAAAATAAGGTTCTACCAACATACTTGTACTATAAGTTTTTGGTTTGATTTTTTCTAATCCGTATCCGAGAATTGCTGCTAACACCAAAACACCCAATACAATTTTCCATTTTTTGAAAAGCACTTTTAAAGCGTACATTAAAGCAGAGAAAAATCTTTTTAAAATATTGTAAAAGAAATTAAGCACTTTTGTAATTGCTGCTCCAATCAAGTTAAAGAATACAATTAAATCTACTTCTTCATTATTGTTTGGCTTAGAGGGTAATTCTTTACTCATAATTGTATAATGGTTAATTAAATATTTGTTGTAAAATTTTTCTAGTTATTAAATACGTTGGTCTCACACCTGAAGTACCTAAACCTCCTGATGCTAATGTACTACCTGTCTCTAGCGGATTATCACTAGCGTAATAAGCATATCTTACTTTGACATTTGGATTAATGCTACTTCTTACTTTAGAAGCTGCTTGAATTGCTTTTTGATAATGTGCACCTTCCATTTCTAATCCAATCACATTCCATGTAGAATTGAAGAAGAATTTTAAAATATCTTTGTTTTGTAATGATGTGCCTAAAACGGTTATCATTGATCCTTCATAAATAGCAACACCTTCTCCCTCTAAATCTGCTTTACTTAATTCGTTCTTAAATGGGTAGTTGTCAGCTGTCCCTTCAAAAATATGTGCTGAAGGTATCATGATATCTCCTTTTCCTCCTTCTAAAATGCCTGCTTTACCCATTATAGAAATAGACTCAACATTAAGATGCGTTTTAGTCTTATCTTCTCTAAATGGTTTTAGTAATTCGTCTATTGTTTCGTAAGCTTGCTCACCAAAAGCATAGTCCATAACAAAAAGCACAGGTGCTTCTGTGTCTTTGTTTGGTTTTGGTAAGTTAAGGTCGGTTTTAGTCAAATCTATTTTAGAGGTATCAAAAATTTGTACATCTATATTGGTTCCTGAAGTGTCTTCAATAAAGATCATTCCCTGCTGTAACGCTTTTTGAGTCACTTTATTGCGTAGCGCTTTATTATTGCTATTACTTAGGGCTTCATATATTTTAAAAATTTCTGTTTTTGCACACTCTGCTTTAAGCGCAACAGGTGCAAAAAGAGTATTCATAACACTATGCAGATTTGCACTAATAATATGTATTGGTCGATCTAAAAGCTTATGCTTTTTTAAGGTGTCTTTTATGGTATTTGCCCATATTTCTCCATGTATATGATGTCCTAAACGCTCTCTTAAAACTGGGCTAAAGGTTACTGTTCTTTTATTGTTATTTACTACCTCATCAATAGCTAATTTACCTAACCAATATACGATATGTAGTAAACGTTCTGGTTTATTTTGTAAAGCAAATGCACCATAAACATTAGATAATTCTTTAAATGTACGTCCTAAGATATTCGCTGTATGGGTAATGGCTATTTCACGTTCTTTTTGTGTCAGTTTCTTTTTTGATAATACCGCTTTTTCGAGCTTTTGCCAATCTCTAGTTGTTGCCCCATTCTCGTCAATAATTACGCGTTTACTAATTTTATGAGATTCTACAAATAAAAACGTTAAATGGGTCAGTATATCATAAATTTCTGAACGTCCACGCGTGATTTCAATATTCATTTGCTCGTCATCAATACGATAACAATTACGACGCCTTTTGGGTGGAATTATTGCTTCAAAGTGAGAGTCTTTATATCCTTCGTCACTAGTAAGATTTATAAAACGACACTCTTCAATTCCGTGAGGAAGTCTATCGATAACATATAATAATCCTTCTAGTTCTGCTTTTTCTTCAGCAATAGACCCATAAATTTCCGGTCTTAACACTAATAATGCTTCACGAAGTGTTTCTCCAGATACTCCCATAGGTTTATAAAAGCCTCTGTTGAATAGGTGACGCATAGTAATGTACATACGTTCAATTGCATTTGAGCTTTCTTGAGCTCTCGTTCTTTCATGTTGTTTTATCATACTACTGTATTAGTCTATGTTGACTGGCAAATATAATATTATTTAAGTAAAATAAAGGGTTTTAAGGCGTCAGCAATTTTTCTGTCGTTGGATAATCTTGGTATTTTATTTTGACCGCCTAATTTTCCTATGGATTTCATATACTGCTGAAAGCCGTTTTTTTCAACTTTACTGATTTTTAAAGGTTGTAATACTTTACCTTCAATTAAATCTAAATAGTAACTATTCTGTTTTTGTAATGAATCATCAAGCTTTTGCGCTAAAGCGGAACTATTTTCTGGTTCGTTTTCAAACTCTATAAACCATTCGTGATAAGGTAATCCTGACTCTGGATTTATTTGTGGTGCTACTGTAAACTCGTTGATTCTTACATTAGAATTAATTGTTGCTTCTTTCATAGCTTGCTCGACTTCTTTACCAATAACATGCTCGCCAAATGCAGATATAAAATGTTTAATACGTCCTGAAACAATAATTCTATAAGGTTTAGTACTGGTAAACATTACTGTGTCACCAATATTGTAAGCCCATAAGCCTGCGTTTGTTGAAATAATCATTACATAATTGACACCAACCTCAACATCTTTTATGGTGAGACGTTTTGGATTATTATCAAAAAACGTATCCGCTTTTACAAACTCATAAAACATTCCAGAATCTAACTGCAGCAACATCCCTTTTTTGTTTTGCTTATCTTGAAATGCAAAAAACCCTTCGCTAGCTGGATACAACTCGATACTATCTACTTTTCTACCTATTAGGTTCTCAAATTTTGCTCGGTAAGGTTCGTAGTTAACACCTCCAAATATGAATAAGTTGAAATTTTTAAAAATGTCACCAACCTTTTTTCCTGTTTTTTGCTGTAATTTTTCAAAATACATTTGCACCCAAGATGGAATTCCAGAAATAACAGTCATGTTTTCTGGCAAGGTTTCTTCCACTATAGCGTCAACTTTAGTTTCCCAATCTTCAATACAATTGGTTTCCCAAGAAGGCATTCTGTTTTTTTGAAGGTATTTTGGTACAAAATGAGCTACAATACCAGATAATCGTCCTAATTGTATCCCATTTTGTTCTTTTAAAACTGGGCTTCCTTGTAAAAAAATCATTTTTCCATTAACAAATTTTGAGTTTCCAGTTTCATGGATATAAAGCAGAATAGCGTTTTTTGCTGCATTAACATGTGTTGGCATACTCTGTTTGGTTAACGGGATGTATTTGGCGCCAGAAGTAGTCCCAGACGTTTTAGCAAAATAGAGTGGTTTCCCTTTCCAAAGCACATCAGATTCTCCTGCTACAACACGATCCACATAGGGCTTAAGCTCTTCGTAATCTCTAATAGGAACGCGTTTTACATAGTCTTCATAGGTGTTGATGCTAATAAAATCGTGGTCTTTTCCAAACGCGGTACTTGCAGCATCACTAATTAAACTTTTAAAGACTTTATCTTGAGTTTCAATAGGGTTGTTTGCCCATTTCTGAATCTTATTATAGACACGTTTGGCAAAGGGTTTTGCTAAAACTGATTTTATTGAAAGCATTATTTAAAATCTATAAAATTAGTTGGGTTTACAGGGTAACCGTCACTCCAAAGCTCAAAATGTAAATGTGGTCCTGTACTTAATTCTCCAGTATTACCTGAGGTTGCTATGACTTCTCCTGCTTTAACTAAATCTCCTTGCGTTTTATTTAGTGAGGCATTATGTTTATAAACTGAGATTAGCCCATAACTGTGTTCTAATATTATTACGTGTCCTGTTTGAGCTGTCCATTCTGCAAAAATAACTGTTCCGTCTGCTGTGGCTTTTATTGGTGTGTCTTTTGCCAACACAATATCCACTGCGTAATGTTTTGTTTTGCTATCGTAATTTTCACTAATGGTTCCATTAGCTGGTGGAAATAATACAAAATTTGCTCTAGAGGTGGCGGTTTCAAATAAGCTATACTTGTCTTCTTTATCTACTTTTTCTCTAAGCAACGAGTCTTCTTTTATTGGATCTAAATCTACTTGACTAGCTTCTAGTTTTGCAGCTTGAATAATGGAGTCTTTATTAAAGTTAACTGTGCTGACCTCTCCTTGTAGGACTTGTTTTATTGAGGCAAAATACTTTTCATTTAAATCAATAACACGCTGTAATGAATCGGTTTTAAAACTTAGCTGAACTGCTTTTTTCTTTAACGATGTGGACGAATAGCCAGGAATGTATTCTTTTAAAGGAGTAAAGGCAATTAAAATTGTAGTGAATACAATTAAAAGTATTGCAGATAGCGATCCTAAAACAAAGACATTTAATCTTGATAAATTAAGTGACAACCGCTCTTCAAAAGTATCTTGATTTAAAATGACTAAACGATACCTATGCAGTAGTTTCTTCTTGATTTTTTTAGATTTTTTTTCAGGTTTTGCCATATTAAAAACAAAAGTAAATAAATTAAGTTTTACATTTAAAGGATATGCTAAAGTTAGCATTTAAACGTTATTATTAAAGTTTAATTATTAACTTTGTGGTCTAAATTTTAAGTTATGATTTCAGCAAGTATATTTTTAGCAATTGGACCTTGGCAAATTGCTGTAGTAGTGGTTTTAGTATTACTACTTTTTGGAGGGAAAAAAATCCCAGAATTAATGCGAGGATTAGGTAGCGGAATAAAAGAGTTTAAAGACGCTAGTAAAGAAGACGATAAAAAAGAGGACACTAAGTAATTAGTTGTTTAATAAATAATTAAAAACCCAATGTGATGCATTGGGTTTTTTTGTGGATTATTTTATTTAATCTTTAGTGATTTAATAATAGATTCTAGCTCAAAGACATAATCGCGTTTGCTTACAGAAGGCGCAAAAGTAAACCCTTCTATAACAATGTAACGATTGTTAATTTTGTCTTCTACCATATAGTTTAAAAAGGGTCCAGCATTAAAGGTGTCTTTTATGTCCCAAGTGCTTCTAACTTCATAGGCTGGTTTGTTGTCTATAATAGTATTGAATAAAAAAGGTGTATAGGCTTCTTCTGTTTTCATGTAAGAGCCTTCAATTGGTCCAGGTATATACTTTTTACCTATACTATCTCTAATCTTAATAACTTGTTGTATAATATCGCCTTCTTTATCTATAGCATCTAATGGAATTTGATATACCATAAAATTATTAGTTCCAGTAGTTAAGTTTTTTCTAACCCAAAAAAAGTTTTTATCTTCTTCAGCAATTCTGTAAACTGAAGGAAATTTAAGAGTTATTCCTAATTTTTTTTCGATGTTATTATTAACATGAAGAGATTTGTTTGTAAGCGCTTGACGCGCTTCAAGTTCTTGGTTTTTAAAGGTCTCTATTATTTTTTCTTTATTTGTTTTTAAGGTTTCAACGATTTGATTGTTGTCCTTTCCTCTTACTACAATAACTTTTTGTGGTCTTGCAAACACATCTGTTCCAATTTTTAGTCCTACATCATCGCCAATTTCTATTTTTAAAACCGTTCTGTTTTTTGCTGCAAAACCAGAGAAGACTTTAGGTGGGATTTGATTAATGTCAAACATAGGTTCGTCCTGAGGTAATCCAGGTACTGTTGTTGTTAACACGTCTCTTATAGCATTCCCAACCTCTCCATTCCAAAGGTCATTGTTTACAACAACGCTAACATTGTAAAGATTACCCGATGATTTTGGAACTATACGTTGATCTGTTTTTTTACTTTCTTCACAGGATAAGATTGTGCTTACTAATACAATTATTACAGCTAGTTTTTTCATTTTTATAAAAAGTTTAAGTGACTATTTACCCTTTAGAGATAATTAACTTCATTCCAGGTTTTAACTTAGTACCACTAATATCGTTCCAATCTTTAATATTTTGAACAGAAACTCCAGTAAATTTTTGAGAGATGCTCCATAAGCTATCACCTTGTTGTACTATATAGGTTTCACCTTTTGTAGGTTTAGTACTTTTTTTTGTTGAAGCTATTGGCTTCTTTACAGCCACTCCGTTTCTTGGATAAATAGTTAGACGTTGCCCAATTTTTAAATTATTACTGCGTAATCCGTTCCATTGCTTGATTTGACTTACTCTAACGCCATATTTTCTGGCAATTTTTCCTAAATAATCACCTTGTTTAACGGTGTATCGCGTTTTGGTGTCTGCGTTAAAAAATTGTGGTAGTGGCTTTTCACGCTTTTCAAATTCTGCTTTAGCATGAGCATACAATTGGTCTTCGTTATTTACAAACGCACCAATAATAGCTCTTGGTAAACGTAACGTGTAGTTTTTTCCTTCAATAAAAGGAATGATATCTAATTTGTACGCAGGATTTAAAAACTGAAGTGTTTCAATCTCAACACCTGTAAACTCTGACACTTGATCTAAGGTAATCATTTGTTTCACATGGATCGTGTCAGTTTCTATTAAATGAAACTCTGGTCTGTGTTGCACAAAACCATGTTCTTTTGCATATTCAAAAATATACATCGTTGCTAAAAAAGCTGGCACATAGCCTGCAGTTTCACGAGGTAGGTTTTGGCGAATATTCCAATAGTTTTGGTAACCTCCAGAACGTCTAATAGCTTTGCTAACGTTTCCTG is a window of Olleya sp. YS DNA encoding:
- the tatA gene encoding twin-arginine translocase TatA/TatE family subunit, whose amino-acid sequence is MISASIFLAIGPWQIAVVVVLVLLLFGGKKIPELMRGLGSGIKEFKDASKEDDKKEDTK
- a CDS encoding M23 family metallopeptidase; this encodes MAKPEKKSKKIKKKLLHRYRLVILNQDTFEERLSLNLSRLNVFVLGSLSAILLIVFTTILIAFTPLKEYIPGYSSTSLKKKAVQLSFKTDSLQRVIDLNEKYFASIKQVLQGEVSTVNFNKDSIIQAAKLEASQVDLDPIKEDSLLREKVDKEDKYSLFETATSRANFVLFPPANGTISENYDSKTKHYAVDIVLAKDTPIKATADGTVIFAEWTAQTGHVIILEHSYGLISVYKHNASLNKTQGDLVKAGEVIATSGNTGELSTGPHLHFELWSDGYPVNPTNFIDFK
- a CDS encoding LysM peptidoglycan-binding domain-containing protein — translated: MQQVKTQIVLIILLSVSFFGYTQENSNTRLTQDQLIAGEDYVIDTIIDGQAYFKKSIEALQSVELPKVLQDDAFASNIDKKWLDELYSTTLFDTIYRDVADLKYNAVYYPELTTDTLKARLARLNAKTPFNVEYNPALESVIKSFLKNRHQSFERLMGLSNYYFPMFERELDNQDIPLEMKYLAIVESALKPRARSRVGATGLWQFMFATGKQYGLDVSSYVDERSDPIKSTKAAATYLSRLYKLFGDWDLALAAYNSGPGNVSKAIRRSGGYQNYWNIRQNLPRETAGYVPAFLATMYIFEYAKEHGFVQHRPEFHLIETDTIHVKQMITLDQVSEFTGVEIETLQFLNPAYKLDIIPFIEGKNYTLRLPRAIIGAFVNNEDQLYAHAKAEFEKREKPLPQFFNADTKTRYTVKQGDYLGKIARKYGVRVSQIKQWNGLRSNNLKIGQRLTIYPRNGVAVKKPIASTKKSTKPTKGETYIVQQGDSLWSISQKFTGVSVQNIKDWNDISGTKLKPGMKLIISKG
- a CDS encoding GH3 auxin-responsive promoter family protein codes for the protein MLSIKSVLAKPFAKRVYNKIQKWANNPIETQDKVFKSLISDAASTAFGKDHDFISINTYEDYVKRVPIRDYEELKPYVDRVVAGESDVLWKGKPLYFAKTSGTTSGAKYIPLTKQSMPTHVNAAKNAILLYIHETGNSKFVNGKMIFLQGSPVLKEQNGIQLGRLSGIVAHFVPKYLQKNRMPSWETNCIEDWETKVDAIVEETLPENMTVISGIPSWVQMYFEKLQQKTGKKVGDIFKNFNLFIFGGVNYEPYRAKFENLIGRKVDSIELYPASEGFFAFQDKQNKKGMLLQLDSGMFYEFVKADTFFDNNPKRLTIKDVEVGVNYVMIISTNAGLWAYNIGDTVMFTSTKPYRIIVSGRIKHFISAFGEHVIGKEVEQAMKEATINSNVRINEFTVAPQINPESGLPYHEWFIEFENEPENSSALAQKLDDSLQKQNSYYLDLIEGKVLQPLKISKVEKNGFQQYMKSIGKLGGQNKIPRLSNDRKIADALKPFILLK
- a CDS encoding DUF4837 family protein, encoding MKKLAVIIVLVSTILSCEESKKTDQRIVPKSSGNLYNVSVVVNNDLWNGEVGNAIRDVLTTTVPGLPQDEPMFDINQIPPKVFSGFAAKNRTVLKIEIGDDVGLKIGTDVFARPQKVIVVRGKDNNQIVETLKTNKEKIIETFKNQELEARQALTNKSLHVNNNIEKKLGITLKFPSVYRIAEEDKNFFWVRKNLTTGTNNFMVYQIPLDAIDKEGDIIQQVIKIRDSIGKKYIPGPIEGSYMKTEEAYTPFLFNTIIDNKPAYEVRSTWDIKDTFNAGPFLNYMVEDKINNRYIVIEGFTFAPSVSKRDYVFELESIIKSLKIK